A single genomic interval of Nocardioides palaemonis harbors:
- a CDS encoding DedA family protein: MDEARWSCGWQAGLLLAAVAGDQVGFLLGRRLGPTVFTRDDSRWFSRERVDAAAAFFDRHGPKAVVLARFVPVVRAFTPVVAGVARMPRRRFTVFNVVGAAGWTAGFLVVGYYLGGVPLVAAHVELFALGLVAASVVGTGVVHLVRRRASRRAPLDPPRPAHPREKVAS; encoded by the coding sequence ATGGACGAGGCCCGGTGGTCCTGCGGCTGGCAGGCCGGGCTCCTCCTGGCAGCGGTCGCCGGCGACCAGGTGGGCTTCCTCCTCGGACGGCGACTAGGGCCGACGGTGTTCACGCGCGACGACTCGCGGTGGTTCTCGCGCGAGCGCGTGGACGCGGCCGCCGCCTTCTTCGACCGGCACGGGCCGAAGGCCGTCGTGCTCGCCCGGTTCGTGCCGGTCGTCCGCGCCTTCACGCCGGTGGTGGCCGGGGTCGCCCGCATGCCGCGCCGCCGGTTCACGGTCTTCAACGTCGTCGGTGCCGCGGGCTGGACGGCGGGCTTCCTGGTCGTCGGCTACTACCTCGGAGGGGTGCCGCTCGTCGCGGCGCACGTGGAGCTCTTCGCGCTGGGCCTCGTCGCAGCCTCGGTGGTCGGGACCGGGGTCGTGCACCTCGTACGTCGTCGCGCGAGCCGCCGTGCGCCCCTCGACCCACCCCGTCCAGCCCACCCCCGGGAGAAGGTGGCGTCATGA
- a CDS encoding sensor histidine kinase: protein MSEDGAERGSGEPSLETVDFDRLLREVLSRVEGVLDESERLRHLLDAVVAVSSELSLDAVLSRIVSAASNLLGARYAALGVLTEGPDRSLRTFIHHGMSDEVVARIGALPTGHGLLGLLIEDPRPIRLEDIASHPASYGFPDEHPPMSSFLGVPVRTRDRVFGNLYLTEKTGGGDFTGTDEAIAVALAAAAGVAIENATLYEEAEGRRAWLAATAEIAALLSADTPVGEALQVVADRARSLARADVAWVVTGSTAGELRLEVVSGAPVDLEAMQALPMRSSLASLVIDSGEPVTVLDLGTDPRAVDPSSIAGWPQLGPVIVLPLMSGTQAEGVLSLAWTPEHADGFHRVDPDLPASFAEQAALALQLARSREDRQRLVLYEDRDRIARDLHDLVIQRLFAVGMGLQATAKQPDLDDRVRGRLTDAIDELDDTIKDIRRTIFALGSLGADANLQTEVETLVERAGAVMKLNPKLRLVGPVRSTVPHEVVPDLLAVLGEALTNVARHAHASAVDVVLSAVDGNVVLVVADDGRGMDRRAAASGLENMRVRARRHGGDLQVESEAGAGTTVTWTVPLVAP, encoded by the coding sequence ATGAGCGAGGACGGAGCGGAGCGCGGGTCGGGCGAGCCGTCGCTGGAGACGGTCGACTTCGACCGGCTGCTGCGCGAGGTGCTGAGCCGCGTGGAGGGCGTGCTGGACGAGAGCGAACGGTTGCGGCACCTGCTCGACGCCGTCGTCGCGGTCAGCTCGGAGCTGTCGCTGGACGCCGTGCTGTCGCGCATCGTGAGCGCCGCAAGCAACCTGCTCGGCGCGCGGTACGCCGCGCTGGGGGTCCTGACCGAGGGGCCGGACCGCAGCCTGCGGACGTTCATCCACCACGGGATGAGCGACGAGGTGGTCGCCCGGATCGGCGCGCTCCCGACCGGGCACGGGCTGCTCGGGCTGCTCATCGAGGACCCGCGACCGATCCGGCTGGAGGACATCGCGTCGCACCCGGCGTCCTACGGCTTCCCCGACGAGCACCCGCCGATGTCGTCGTTCCTGGGCGTGCCGGTGCGGACCCGGGACCGGGTCTTCGGCAACCTCTACCTGACCGAGAAGACGGGCGGCGGCGACTTCACCGGGACCGACGAGGCGATCGCCGTCGCGCTGGCGGCGGCCGCCGGTGTCGCGATCGAGAACGCGACGCTCTACGAGGAGGCCGAGGGGCGGCGCGCCTGGCTGGCCGCGACGGCTGAGATCGCCGCCCTGCTGAGTGCCGACACCCCGGTCGGAGAGGCGCTGCAGGTCGTGGCCGACCGGGCACGGTCGCTCGCCCGCGCCGACGTCGCGTGGGTGGTGACCGGCTCCACGGCCGGAGAGCTGCGCCTGGAGGTGGTCTCGGGGGCGCCGGTCGACCTCGAGGCGATGCAGGCGCTGCCCATGCGGAGCTCGCTGGCGAGCCTCGTGATCGACTCCGGCGAGCCGGTGACGGTGCTCGACCTCGGCACCGACCCGCGTGCCGTCGACCCGTCCTCGATCGCCGGGTGGCCCCAGCTCGGCCCCGTCATCGTCCTGCCGCTCATGTCGGGCACCCAGGCCGAGGGGGTGCTGTCGCTGGCCTGGACGCCGGAGCACGCCGACGGGTTCCACCGGGTCGACCCCGACCTGCCCGCGAGCTTCGCCGAGCAGGCGGCGCTCGCCCTCCAGCTGGCGCGGAGCAGGGAGGACCGGCAGCGGCTGGTCCTCTACGAGGACCGCGACCGGATCGCCCGCGACCTGCACGACCTCGTCATCCAGCGGCTGTTCGCCGTGGGGATGGGGCTGCAGGCCACCGCCAAGCAGCCCGACCTCGACGACCGGGTCCGCGGACGCCTCACCGATGCGATCGACGAGCTGGACGACACCATCAAGGACATCCGTCGCACGATCTTCGCGCTGGGGTCGCTCGGCGCGGACGCCAACCTCCAGACCGAGGTGGAGACGCTGGTCGAGCGAGCGGGGGCGGTCATGAAGCTCAACCCCAAGCTGCGGCTCGTGGGACCGGTGCGCAGCACCGTCCCGCACGAGGTCGTGCCTGACCTGCTCGCCGTGCTGGGGGAGGCCCTGACCAACGTGGCCCGGCACGCCCACGCCTCCGCGGTCGACGTCGTGCTCTCGGCGGTCGACGGCAACGTGGTGCTGGTGGTCGCCGACGACGGGCGGGGCATGGACCGGCGGGCCGCGGCCAGCGGGCTGGAGAACATGCGGGTCCGTGCGCGTCGGCACGGCGGCGACCTGCAGGTGGAGTCGGAGGCGGGCGCCGGCACGACGGTGACGTGGACGGTGCCGCTCGTCGCACCGTGA
- a CDS encoding GAF and ANTAR domain-containing protein: protein MDRQTFNQQLAEAARGLAAQRVTADTLQRAVEMATDLIDVCDLAGVCTVERGGVTTRAATSPDVALLDEMQYDLGDGPCLDELRTTDVCVIDDLTSGAPWPRWAARTVELTGVRSYMGFRLYVDRTTLGALNLYSRIPDAFTEDDRLDGLVIAAHAAVGLSAAATRDQMHTAMRSRQLIGEATGILRERYRLTSSQAFEVLKRISSQQNMKLFAVAQHVLDTGELPTDE, encoded by the coding sequence ATGGACAGGCAGACGTTCAACCAGCAGCTCGCCGAGGCCGCCCGCGGTCTCGCCGCACAACGTGTCACCGCCGACACCCTGCAGCGTGCCGTCGAGATGGCGACCGACCTGATCGACGTGTGCGACCTCGCCGGCGTGTGCACCGTGGAGCGCGGTGGCGTCACGACCCGTGCCGCGACCAGCCCGGACGTCGCCCTGCTCGACGAGATGCAGTACGACCTCGGTGACGGACCGTGCCTCGACGAGCTGCGCACGACCGACGTCTGCGTCATCGACGACCTCACCAGCGGTGCGCCGTGGCCCCGGTGGGCCGCTCGGACGGTCGAGCTCACCGGCGTCCGGTCCTACATGGGCTTCCGGCTCTACGTGGACCGGACCACCCTGGGTGCGCTCAACCTCTACTCCCGCATCCCGGACGCCTTCACCGAGGACGACCGGCTCGACGGGCTGGTCATCGCCGCCCACGCGGCCGTCGGGCTCAGCGCAGCCGCGACGCGCGACCAGATGCACACCGCCATGAGGAGCAGGCAGCTCATCGGCGAGGCCACCGGCATCCTGCGCGAGCGCTACCGGCTGACCTCGTCCCAGGCGTTCGAGGTGCTCAAGCGGATCTCTTCGCAGCAGAACATGAAGCTGTTCGCCGTCGCCCAGCACGTCCTGGACACGGGGGAGCTGCCCACCGACGAGTGA
- a CDS encoding response regulator translates to MADVLLVDDDDDVREVVALRLRRSGHRVHSFGDPRQVLPFVATTPVDVVVLDWHMPHLSGGELCARLRMLPHLAEVPVVVATAFSDGDTREQALAAGVTAFLPKPFALTELDSLVTVLLRRGADDAAPDLPWARRPLLKVFVRPHDSCPRTACGDLECPERVSACAAPLARL, encoded by the coding sequence ATGGCGGACGTGCTGCTCGTGGACGACGACGACGACGTCCGGGAGGTCGTCGCGCTCAGGCTCCGGCGCTCCGGCCACCGGGTGCACTCGTTCGGCGACCCCCGCCAGGTCCTGCCCTTCGTCGCGACCACGCCGGTCGACGTGGTCGTGCTCGACTGGCACATGCCCCACCTGAGCGGCGGCGAGCTGTGTGCGCGCCTGCGGATGCTGCCCCACCTCGCCGAGGTCCCCGTGGTCGTCGCGACCGCGTTCAGCGACGGCGACACCCGCGAGCAGGCCCTCGCGGCCGGTGTCACGGCCTTCCTGCCCAAGCCGTTCGCCCTGACGGAGCTGGACTCCCTCGTCACCGTGCTGCTGCGCCGCGGCGCGGACGACGCCGCGCCGGACCTCCCGTGGGCCAGACGACCGCTGCTCAAGGTCTTCGTGCGCCCGCACGACTCGTGCCCGAGGACGGCGTGCGGCGACCTCGAGTGCCCCGAGCGGGTGTCGGCGTGTGCCGCCCCGCTCGCCCGCCTCTGA
- a CDS encoding YnfA family protein, with the protein MRPPACWSASGERCSDWQAPPTRVATLQPDAHFGRILAAYGGVFVAGSLVWGMVADGFRPDRYDVAAALICLVGVAVIMYAPRAAA; encoded by the coding sequence GTGCGGCCGCCGGCCTGCTGGTCGGCGTCGGGGGAGCGCTGCTCTGACTGGCAGGCTCCGCCCACGCGGGTCGCCACCCTGCAGCCCGACGCCCACTTCGGGCGGATCCTCGCCGCCTACGGAGGCGTCTTCGTCGCCGGCTCGCTGGTCTGGGGCATGGTCGCCGACGGCTTCCGGCCCGACCGGTACGACGTCGCGGCCGCGCTGATCTGCTTGGTCGGCGTCGCGGTGATCATGTACGCCCCGCGCGCTGCTGCCTGA
- a CDS encoding alpha/beta hydrolase, translating into MVDPGRGEAPGRGRIGRRIGRRGLLTAGASTVALGAVGWQVAPPQYAERLRTGLGIGPEAFVPDDPEGEVRVERVTSQAMGGVDLFTAVPAGHGDGAGLPVVVVLHGSSASAAALRDFGLGRFVTAAVRAGAPPFVLAGTDDGPAGWVADGRVDPPRMLRDELPGWLAERGFDAERRALWGWSRGGYGALRFALDEPAWAAGLALFSPAIGPGDPLLGDLAPLAGLPWGLWCGSWDPFRDGAAALAETAPVAPDPWVTGDGGHTRAYWNDHTLEMLDWLTGTLPPA; encoded by the coding sequence ATGGTCGACCCCGGACGAGGCGAGGCGCCCGGGCGCGGACGCATCGGTCGTCGCATCGGTCGTCGCGGCCTGCTCACAGCTGGCGCGTCGACCGTGGCGCTCGGCGCGGTCGGCTGGCAGGTCGCTCCCCCGCAGTACGCCGAACGGCTCCGCACCGGGCTCGGCATCGGGCCGGAGGCCTTCGTCCCGGACGATCCTGAGGGCGAGGTCCGCGTCGAGCGGGTGACCTCGCAGGCCATGGGAGGGGTGGACCTGTTCACCGCCGTCCCCGCGGGACACGGGGACGGCGCGGGGCTCCCGGTCGTCGTCGTCCTGCACGGCTCCAGCGCCTCGGCTGCCGCGCTGCGAGACTTCGGCCTCGGCCGCTTCGTCACCGCCGCGGTCAGGGCCGGTGCGCCGCCCTTCGTCCTCGCCGGCACCGACGACGGGCCCGCAGGCTGGGTGGCGGACGGGCGGGTCGACCCGCCGCGGATGCTGCGCGACGAGCTGCCGGGCTGGCTCGCCGAGCGCGGGTTCGACGCCGAGCGGCGGGCCCTGTGGGGCTGGTCGCGCGGCGGGTACGGCGCCCTGCGGTTCGCGCTCGACGAGCCCGCGTGGGCAGCCGGGTTGGCGCTCTTCAGCCCCGCCATCGGTCCGGGCGACCCGCTGCTGGGCGACCTGGCGCCGCTGGCCGGCCTCCCCTGGGGCTTGTGGTGCGGGAGCTGGGACCCGTTCCGCGACGGCGCGGCCGCCCTCGCCGAGACCGCTCCCGTCGCCCCGGACCCGTGGGTCACCGGCGACGGCGGGCACACCCGCGCGTACTGGAACGACCACACCCTCGAGATGCTCGACTGGCTCACCGGGACGCTGCCGCCGGCTTGA
- a CDS encoding ATP-binding protein, whose amino-acid sequence MAGDEETARSYVWAPVLAVPARTVVWAAVYSAAIVAGWLTAAPASGHVLFWPASGVAALWLQQTPRRLLSATVALLLAGTALLGVVVGVPVAPAIAYALATGVMACSARWVMARHGTAPDAGVDTSGGSELIMGSTRGVVALAGAAVTAGVLSAPVGLVAVLLQTGDVSTSTALGWMVRSTTGVFVVAGLGLAVVATRHARRRGVAWADLVVNERRPDWPAELGATAVVTVVAMLLVFDRPQGMSLAFLLVALSAYVGFRFAPLVTSVYITAAGSAAILATLADLGPFSSIPDPEVRALVVRVFVLVQTAVALTLSWAIRERHEMAVELIEARRDADERARLLDAVTDRLHYGVAVIDDRGRVLVRNSAAARMVPGPADQITETDHPGRYGVRRADGEPLDLAAMPHAVALTTGEPASASFVVRREARLVGDIGGGTDTYVSVRADPLDLAGPDDRRLAVVSMRDDTAHRQHVRDLETFTGAVAHDLRNPLAAMTTWVEVLTDHLRDRGVHDDDTVEALGRITATGARMGRLIGDLLDYATASSAPLDLQPVDLETLVADVTEEVAAAGGRDPVVTFTGQPVLVADPVLIRQVLANVVGNAVKYTADDVRPFVEVTAGRDADRAVTVVEVTDNGVGVPEEMRTTVFDGFTRVRATARSRSGAGLGLAICARAVERHGGTIALGPAPGGQGSTVTITVPHPPEPLRH is encoded by the coding sequence GTGGCTGGGGACGAGGAGACGGCGCGGTCGTACGTGTGGGCGCCCGTGCTGGCAGTCCCGGCGAGGACCGTGGTGTGGGCTGCTGTCTACTCGGCGGCGATCGTGGCCGGCTGGCTCACCGCGGCTCCCGCGAGCGGGCACGTGCTGTTCTGGCCGGCGTCCGGCGTCGCCGCGCTCTGGCTGCAGCAGACGCCGCGACGCCTCCTGTCGGCGACCGTCGCCCTGCTGCTGGCGGGCACAGCGCTCCTGGGTGTCGTCGTCGGCGTGCCGGTCGCGCCCGCGATCGCCTACGCGCTCGCCACCGGCGTGATGGCGTGCAGCGCCCGGTGGGTGATGGCACGCCACGGCACCGCCCCCGACGCCGGCGTCGACACCTCCGGTGGCTCCGAGCTGATCATGGGATCGACCCGTGGCGTCGTCGCCCTCGCCGGCGCGGCCGTGACCGCCGGTGTGCTCAGCGCGCCGGTCGGGCTGGTGGCGGTGCTGCTCCAGACCGGGGACGTCTCGACCTCCACGGCCCTCGGATGGATGGTGCGCAGCACGACGGGGGTGTTCGTGGTGGCGGGTCTGGGGCTCGCGGTGGTCGCCACGCGCCACGCGCGCCGCCGGGGCGTCGCGTGGGCGGACCTCGTCGTCAACGAGCGTCGCCCCGACTGGCCCGCCGAGCTCGGCGCAACGGCGGTCGTGACCGTGGTCGCGATGCTGCTCGTCTTCGACCGCCCCCAGGGCATGTCCCTGGCCTTCCTGCTGGTCGCGCTCAGCGCCTACGTCGGGTTCCGGTTCGCGCCGCTCGTCACGTCGGTCTACATCACCGCCGCCGGGAGCGCGGCGATCCTCGCCACCCTCGCCGACCTGGGCCCGTTCAGCTCGATCCCCGACCCCGAGGTGCGGGCCCTCGTCGTCCGCGTCTTCGTCCTCGTCCAGACGGCCGTCGCCCTCACCCTGTCGTGGGCGATCCGGGAACGGCACGAGATGGCCGTCGAGCTCATCGAGGCTCGTCGCGACGCCGACGAGCGCGCCCGGCTCCTCGACGCGGTCACCGACCGGCTGCACTACGGCGTCGCGGTGATCGACGACCGGGGACGGGTGCTCGTCCGCAACAGCGCGGCAGCGAGGATGGTGCCCGGCCCGGCCGACCAGATCACCGAGACCGACCATCCCGGGCGCTACGGCGTCCGGCGCGCCGACGGCGAGCCACTGGACCTCGCCGCCATGCCCCACGCCGTCGCGCTCACCACCGGGGAGCCGGCCTCCGCGTCGTTCGTCGTGCGGAGGGAGGCGCGGTTGGTGGGAGACATCGGCGGCGGCACCGACACGTACGTCAGCGTGCGCGCCGACCCCCTCGACCTCGCGGGACCGGACGACCGGCGGCTCGCGGTCGTCTCCATGCGCGACGACACCGCCCACCGCCAGCACGTCCGCGACCTCGAGACCTTCACCGGTGCGGTGGCGCACGACCTGCGCAACCCGCTGGCCGCGATGACGACGTGGGTCGAGGTGCTCACCGACCACCTCCGGGACCGAGGCGTCCACGACGACGACACCGTCGAGGCGCTCGGACGCATCACCGCGACCGGAGCCCGGATGGGGCGCCTCATCGGCGACCTCCTCGACTACGCCACGGCGAGCAGCGCGCCGCTCGACCTGCAGCCGGTCGACCTCGAGACCCTGGTCGCGGACGTGACGGAGGAGGTGGCCGCGGCCGGCGGTCGTGACCCCGTCGTCACGTTCACCGGGCAGCCCGTCCTCGTCGCCGACCCGGTCCTCATCCGGCAGGTTCTCGCCAACGTCGTCGGCAACGCGGTCAAGTACACCGCCGACGACGTCCGACCGTTCGTGGAGGTGACCGCTGGCCGAGACGCCGACCGTGCCGTCACGGTCGTGGAGGTCACCGACAACGGCGTCGGCGTCCCCGAGGAGATGCGCACGACCGTCTTCGACGGCTTCACCCGGGTCCGGGCGACGGCCCGTTCGCGCTCGGGGGCCGGGCTCGGGCTGGCGATCTGCGCGCGCGCCGTCGAGCGGCACGGCGGGACCATCGCGCTCGGCCCCGCCCCGGGTGGGCAGGGTTCGACGGTCACGATCACGGTGCCTCACCCACCGGAGCCGCTCCGGCACTGA
- a CDS encoding response regulator, with protein sequence MAQVLVVDDEDDIREIVAMRVRRAGHEPRDFADPRAALAQAGEEPYQLALLDWSMPFMDGGELCTRLRDLPHLAHIPIVIVTAFTDEDTRARAMAAGATGFLAKPFRLADLDQFVTGSLGPTVPRARTAPA encoded by the coding sequence ATGGCACAGGTACTGGTCGTCGACGACGAGGACGACATCCGCGAGATCGTCGCGATGCGGGTCCGACGGGCCGGGCACGAGCCCCGAGACTTCGCCGACCCCCGGGCGGCCCTCGCGCAGGCGGGCGAGGAGCCCTACCAGCTCGCCCTCCTCGACTGGAGCATGCCGTTCATGGACGGCGGCGAGCTGTGCACCCGGCTGCGCGACCTGCCGCACCTCGCGCACATCCCGATCGTGATCGTCACGGCCTTCACCGACGAGGACACCCGTGCACGCGCGATGGCGGCCGGGGCCACCGGCTTCCTGGCCAAGCCGTTCCGCCTCGCCGACCTCGACCAGTTCGTCACCGGCAGCCTCGGCCCGACGGTCCCGCGCGCGCGGACCGCGCCCGCCTGA
- a CDS encoding calcium-binding protein, protein MKRLLGSAAVLTSLAIAVPLPPLAAAADGHSAVAVHAQQKAKRAKKATRSPDLLVGNARANSLSGWDGDDVIKGRGGKDYLAGNADDDTMFGGGGDDTVRGEAGDDTLWGGPGDDLVQGHDGVDVLHGEAGDDTLDAGPGDDLVYGEDGDDRISGHTGDDQIWAGPGDDVVDAFKDDDIVYGEDGRDTINGSEGDDVIYGGPGDDNLPDRSGTVGPGGKHGPGGLFGGPGNDQVFGEDGADVVSGHDGDDLVDGGSGNDLLSGGSGNDVLVDGSGDDNVKGDEGDDLLFIGPGADKVWPEEGNDTVYLFDDGVADVIRCDDMDTAEQRALAGTDDRVVYVGPVDPLDVVWDSCEAVTSIAYLPSGWPYGPVGGVSGDVAARH, encoded by the coding sequence ATGAAGCGCCTGCTCGGGTCCGCCGCGGTGCTCACGTCGCTCGCCATCGCCGTCCCCCTTCCTCCGCTCGCAGCGGCTGCCGACGGCCACAGCGCGGTCGCGGTGCACGCCCAGCAGAAGGCGAAGCGGGCGAAGAAGGCGACGCGGTCGCCCGACCTGCTCGTCGGCAACGCGCGCGCCAACTCGCTCAGCGGCTGGGACGGCGACGACGTCATCAAGGGCCGGGGCGGGAAGGACTACCTGGCGGGCAACGCCGACGACGACACGATGTTCGGCGGCGGAGGCGACGACACCGTCCGGGGCGAGGCTGGTGACGACACCCTCTGGGGCGGGCCCGGCGACGACCTCGTGCAGGGTCACGACGGCGTCGACGTCCTCCACGGCGAGGCCGGCGACGACACCCTGGACGCCGGGCCGGGCGACGACCTGGTCTACGGCGAGGACGGCGACGACCGCATCAGCGGCCACACCGGCGACGACCAGATCTGGGCCGGTCCGGGCGACGACGTCGTCGACGCCTTCAAGGACGACGACATCGTCTACGGCGAGGACGGCCGCGACACGATCAACGGCTCCGAGGGCGACGACGTCATCTACGGGGGCCCGGGCGACGACAACCTCCCGGACCGCTCCGGCACGGTCGGCCCGGGCGGCAAGCACGGCCCGGGCGGGCTCTTCGGCGGCCCCGGCAACGACCAGGTCTTCGGCGAGGACGGCGCCGACGTCGTCTCCGGCCACGACGGTGACGACCTCGTCGACGGTGGGAGCGGCAACGACCTGCTCTCGGGCGGCAGCGGCAACGACGTCCTGGTCGACGGCTCCGGCGACGACAACGTCAAGGGCGACGAGGGCGACGACCTGCTCTTCATCGGCCCCGGAGCCGACAAGGTGTGGCCCGAGGAGGGCAACGACACCGTCTACCTCTTCGACGACGGCGTCGCCGACGTGATCCGCTGCGACGACATGGACACGGCCGAGCAGCGAGCACTGGCCGGCACGGACGACCGGGTCGTCTACGTCGGGCCGGTGGACCCGCTGGACGTCGTCTGGGACTCCTGCGAGGCCGTCACCTCGATCGCGTACCTGCCGTCCGGCTGGCCCTACGGTCCGGTGGGTGGCGTCTCGGGCGACGTCGCCGCCAGGCACTGA
- the chrA gene encoding chromate efflux transporter → MSTPDPRETAERRARDVVPLREATRAWFAISLQTFGGPAGQIAVMQRVLVEEKRWIGHQRFLFALSYCTLLPGPEAQQLATYVGWLLNGVRGALVAGILFVLPGVAALLVLSGIYVAYGDTTLVESVFLGLAPAVVAIVAQAVVRVARKGLGHPALVAVAAASFVALVVFGVPFPAVVAVSAAVGWVLGRRVPDLTRPPRAAVDDGPPPLVSDDQLHSERPSGRRAALTLAIGLVLWAAPVGVAALLVGPSSIFVDQGLFFSGAAVVTFGGAYAVLAYVAQQAVQVYGWLLPGEMVRGLALAETTPGPLIMVVQFVAFVGAYRHPGDLDPWLAAVLAALLTTWVTFVPCFLFILLGAPYVERLRGNRSLADALAGVTAAVVGVIASLAVFFALHTLFDATGRLTAGPLDLEYPHLASLDVTSLALTALGCALLFWRGWSVLRTLGACAAAGLLVGVGGALL, encoded by the coding sequence GTGAGCACCCCTGACCCGCGGGAGACGGCGGAGCGCCGCGCGCGTGACGTCGTACCGCTCCGCGAGGCGACCCGCGCCTGGTTCGCGATCTCCCTGCAGACCTTCGGCGGGCCGGCCGGCCAGATCGCGGTGATGCAGCGGGTGCTGGTGGAGGAGAAGCGGTGGATCGGCCACCAGCGGTTCCTCTTCGCGCTGTCCTACTGCACGCTGCTGCCCGGGCCGGAGGCGCAGCAGCTCGCCACCTACGTCGGGTGGCTGCTCAACGGCGTGCGGGGTGCGCTGGTCGCCGGCATCCTCTTCGTCCTGCCCGGCGTGGCCGCCCTGCTCGTGCTGTCAGGGATCTACGTGGCGTACGGCGACACCACGCTCGTCGAGTCGGTCTTCCTCGGGCTCGCGCCCGCGGTGGTCGCGATCGTGGCCCAGGCCGTGGTCCGGGTGGCCCGGAAAGGTCTCGGCCACCCGGCGCTCGTCGCGGTCGCAGCCGCCTCGTTCGTCGCGCTCGTCGTCTTCGGCGTCCCGTTCCCGGCCGTCGTCGCGGTCAGCGCGGCCGTCGGGTGGGTGCTCGGGCGCCGCGTCCCCGACCTGACCCGCCCGCCACGGGCCGCCGTCGACGACGGACCGCCACCGCTGGTCAGCGACGACCAGCTCCACTCCGAGCGGCCGTCAGGGCGGCGCGCGGCGCTGACCCTCGCGATCGGCCTCGTGCTGTGGGCGGCCCCGGTCGGCGTGGCTGCGCTGCTGGTGGGGCCGTCCAGCATCTTCGTCGACCAGGGCCTGTTCTTCTCGGGCGCCGCGGTCGTCACGTTCGGCGGCGCGTACGCCGTCCTCGCCTATGTCGCGCAGCAGGCGGTGCAGGTCTACGGCTGGCTGCTGCCCGGCGAGATGGTGCGCGGCCTCGCCCTCGCCGAGACGACCCCGGGGCCGCTGATCATGGTGGTCCAGTTCGTCGCGTTCGTCGGTGCCTACCGCCACCCAGGAGACCTGGACCCGTGGCTGGCCGCCGTCCTGGCAGCGCTCCTGACGACCTGGGTGACGTTCGTGCCGTGCTTCCTGTTCATCCTGCTCGGCGCGCCCTACGTCGAGCGGCTGCGCGGCAACCGGAGCCTGGCGGACGCGCTCGCGGGCGTCACCGCCGCTGTCGTCGGCGTGATCGCGAGCCTGGCGGTCTTCTTCGCGCTGCACACGCTGTTCGACGCCACCGGCCGGCTCACCGCGGGCCCGCTCGACCTCGAGTACCCGCACCTCGCCTCGCTCGACGTCACGTCCCTCGCGCTCACCGCGCTGGGGTGCGCCCTGCTCTTCTGGCGCGGCTGGTCGGTCCTCCGGACCCTGGGCGCGTGTGCGGCCGCCGGCCTGCTGGTCGGCGTCGGGGGAGCGCTGCTCTGA